The Streptomyces sp. BHT-5-2 genomic interval GGCGTGAACGAACGACAGCGAGCCCGGCGGCCCGGCGGGCGTAGCGCCCGCGTCGGCGCGCAGGTGCACCAGGCCGTCACCGACCTGATCAGTGAGCGCGGCTACGGCAACTTCACCGTCGGCGAGGTCGCAGCCCGCGCAGGCGTAGCCGACAGCAGCATCTACCGTCGGTGGGGCGGCCTGGAAACCCTGCTCACCGACGTGGCGCTCACCCGCCTCAACGCGCAGTCGCCGATGCCCGACACCGGGAGCCTCGCCGGCGACCTACGCACTTACGCGGCCCAAGTGGCCCGGGAGATCACCGGACCCGACGGTCCGGCGGTGCTGTACCTTGCCGTCGCCCTGTCGAACAGCGGTCAGCAGGGCCTGCGGGCTGGTGCCGACCTCCGCGCCGAACGCACCCGGCAACTGCAGTCCGTGCTCGATCGCGCCCGTGACCGTGGAGAGGACGCACCCGACGCGTTCGACGTGCTGGACCACATCCTGGCCCCGATGTATCTCCGCGTCTTGTTCGGCATGGGCCCGCTCACCCCGGACTACATCGACGGGTTGGTCGACCGATTGCTGTGACCTCGACCCGGTTCCCGCGATCAGCCCTCGGACGCGGTGCCAGGGCTCCGCGGGTGGTGCACTACCGAGATGTGGCTTCTTTGCGGTTGGCGGTGTTGGATCCCCACATGCCCTGACACCACACAACCGCGGTGTCGGC includes:
- a CDS encoding TetR/AcrR family transcriptional regulator yields the protein MNERQRARRPGGRSARVGAQVHQAVTDLISERGYGNFTVGEVAARAGVADSSIYRRWGGLETLLTDVALTRLNAQSPMPDTGSLAGDLRTYAAQVAREITGPDGPAVLYLAVALSNSGQQGLRAGADLRAERTRQLQSVLDRARDRGEDAPDAFDVLDHILAPMYLRVLFGMGPLTPDYIDGLVDRLL